The genomic segment CTGGGCGGATCCGATCCCCAGGTCGCCGACGCACTCGGAGACCAGGAACTGAACGCGCTGCTGCTCGCGTGGCGGCGTGACATCGACAGCCAGCCCATTCCCGAGTTGATCGACACCGACGCCGCGGTGGTCACCGTCAAGACGGCCGCGCTGGCGCACAAACACGGCAACCGCGGGCGCAAGCGGCGCCTGCTGGTCCCGGTGGCCGCGGCCGCCGCCGTGCTCACCATCGCCTTCACCGGCACCGGGCTCGCCGCGCGCGACGCCCAGCCCGGCGACACGCTGTGGGGCCTGACCAAGGTGCTCTACGCCGATCACGCCCGCTCGATCGAGGCCGCCGCCCAGGTGCGCAGCGAGCTGAACGCGGCGGACATCGCGATCAGCGAGGGCAGGCTGGACGACGCCCGCAAGGCGCTCGACGACGCGCAGGCCGCACTGCGGCAGGTGTCCGTCGAGGACAACCTCGACCAGCTGATGGCCCAGCACCGCCAGCTCAGCGCCCGCCTGGACAACCCGGTGACCGACGCGCCGAACAACCCGGGCACCACCGCGCCGGGCACGTCGCAGACGGGTACTTCGCCGACCGGGACCCCGCCGCTGGAGAACCAGCCGCTCCCGCCGACGGACATCCCGACCACGGTGCTGCCGCCGGACCACACCGCGCCGACCAGCAACCCGCCCGAGCCGTCCACCCCGCCGACCTCCACCTCGGAGATCAGCTCGGGCAGCGGTTCGGAACCGAACACCGGCACCGGTGGCAAGCAGGGCAACTCCGTCGAGGGCGAGGCCCCCGCGGGCACGCCCTGACCGCGAGCACAAAAGACACGAAAGAGGCCCCCGGCGCGAGCCGGGGGCCTCTTTCGCTTGGCTGGATCAGTAGGCGCTTTCGGTGGTCGTGACCCCGTCGGCGAACCCGCGGCAGTAGTCCCAGCTGACGTAGTCGGCCGGGTTCGGGTCGAACGCGGGCTCGTGCGGGCGCATGCGCCCGTCGTTGAGCAGCTGTTCGAGGCTGGCCCGGAGCAACTGCCAGTCGTGGTAGTGGGGCTGGTCGCATTCGCCGCAGTCCACGACGATGCCCCGCACGCCGCGAGGGGCGAGCAGGGCTTGGTACACGGCCAGATCGGACAGGTCGGCGAGCAGTTCGGTGCGCTCGTCGGCGGTGATCGGCTCGGTCACGTCGTCATCGAGCCCGGCGACCTCCCTGGCGGGATCGTCCGGGTCGTCGGCGAACGGGTCTGGGGGCAACACGTCGTGCGGCACGCGCTGCACGGTACCGGGCGGGCCCCGGGTCGCGTCCAGATACCATCGTTTCCAGCGCGCCGAGTCGCTTCTGCCCACCCCTCACCCGCGCCAGGAAGGCCAACAGCCAGCCATGACCGAGCACCCCGCCACCTTCCCGACCAAGTTCGCCATGCTCGGGCTGACCTTCGACGACGTGTTGCTGCTGCCCGCCGAGTCCGACGTGGTGCCCAGTTCGGTCGACACCACCACCCGGCTGTCCCGCAACGTCAACCTGCGCGTCCCGCTGGTCTCCGCCGCGATGGACACCGTCACCGAGGCCAGGATGGCCATCGCGATGGCCCGCCAGGGCGGCATGGGCGTCCTGCAGCGCAACCTTCCGATCGACGAGCAGGCCACCGCGGTGGAGGTGGTCAAGCGGTCCGAAGCCGGCATGGTCACCGACCCGGTGACCTGCTCCCCGGAGGACACCCTGGCCGAGGTGGACGCCCTGTGCGCCCGCTACCGCATCTCCGGGGTGCCGGTGACCGACGCCGCGGGCACCCTGGTGGGCATCATCACCAACCGCGACATGCGCTTCGAGGTCGACCACACGCGCCCGGTCAGCGAGGTGATGACCCGCACGCCGCTGGTCACCGCGCAGGTCGGCGTGACCGCCGACGCCGCGCTGGGCCTGCTGCGCCGCCACAAGATCGAGAAGCTGCCCATCGTGGACGGCGCCGGCAAGCTGCGCGGGCTGATCACGGTGAAGGACTTCGTCAAGACCGAGCAGTTCCCGAACGCCACCAAGGACACCGACGGCAGGCTGATCGTCGGCGCGGCGGTCGGCGTCGGCGCCGACGGGCACCAGCGCGCGATGGCGCTGGCCGACGCGGGCGTGGACGTGCTGATGGTGGACACCGCGCACGGGCACTCGCGGGCCGTGGTCGACACGGTGGCGCTGCTGAAGAAGGAACTCGGCGACACCGTCGACGTGGTCGGCGGCAACGTGGCCACCCGGGCCGGGGCGCAGGCGCTGGTCGAAGCGGGCGCGGACGGCGTGAAGGTGGGCGTGGGCCCCGGCTCGATCTGCACCACGCGCGTGGTCGCCGGCGTCGGTGTGCCGCAGATCTCGGCGATCTACGAAGCCGACCAGGCCTGCCGCCCGGCGGGCGTGCCGGTGATCGGCGACGGCGGCATCCAGTACTCCGGTGACATCGTCAAGGCGCTGGCCACCGGGGCCTCCACGGTCATGCTGGGCAGCCTGCTGGCCGGGACCGCCGAGGCCCCCGGCGACCTGATCCTGGTCAACGGCAAGCAGTTCAAGACCTACCGCGGCATGGGTTCGCTGGGCGCGATGCAGTCGCGTGGCGCGGCGAAGTCGTACTCCAAGGACCGCTACGCCCAGGACGACGTGCTCTCCGAGGACAAGCTGGTGCCCGAGGGCATCGAGGGGCGCATCCCGTTCCGCGGCCCGCTGTCCACCGTGGTGCACCAGCTGGTCGGCGGCCTGCGCTCCGGCATGGGGTACGCGGGTGCGCGCACCATCGCCGAACTGCAGGAGGCGCAGCTGGTGCGGATCACCGCGGCCGGGCTGAAGGAGAGCCACCCGCACGACGTCACGATGACCGTCGAGGCGCCGAACTACACCACGCGCTAGCGCCGGCACCGGATTCGGTGTCAGGATGGGGTGCCCGCCGCCTGGGACGTTCCAGGAGGCATGTTCATGCGGCGGCTGCTCCCCATCCTGCTGATCCCCGCGCTGCTGGCCCTCGCGCCGCCCGCGCAGGCGGATCCGGTGTTCTCGGTGATGACCCCGGCGGAAACCGTCGCGTCGCGGACGGACCGGCGCCCGCTGGCCGGTGGCGTCCACGACCCGGCTGCCGGGGTGACCTTCATCTCGTGGTCCGGGGTGAACGCGGACACCTACGTCCAGGCCTACGACCACGCGAGCGGCGGCTGGACCCCGCCGAAGCTGGTCGCCGGTGGCGAGGCCGATCCGCACAACTACCCGACCATGGTGCTCGCCGACGACGGGCACCTGCTGATCTTCCGCGGCATGCACAACAGCCGGACCGTGCTCAGCCGGGCGCCGGGCGCGCATTCGCTCGAGGGTGACTGGACGCACACCGAACTGCCCGAGGGCGACGCGGCGAGCTACCCGATGCCGGTGAAGACCGCGCGCGGCACGCTGGTGCTGTTCTACCGCGAGACCACCCGTGAGCTCGATCCCGGCGCGCCGACCGACTTCCGCCCGATGAAGTACCTGATCTCGCGGGACAACGGCCGGACGTGGAAGAACTCGGTGCAGCTGACCGGCAAGGAGTTCGCCTTCGGCTCGAAGGGCCGCGCGGACCATATGGACGAGGTCTACGTCGGACAGATGCGGTACGAACCGGGTTCGCTCGGCAGGCCGGAGCGCGTCCACATCGTCTACACGCTGGCGGGTGGCGGCCCGGACCAGCACCTGCACGACTACTACCACCGCAACATCTACTACGCGTGGTTCAACCCGGCCAGCCTGCGGTTCCACGCCGCGGACGGCCGTGACCTCGGCACCCAGGTCGACGACGCCGAGCAGGAGCAGTACCTCAAGGTCGCCGACACCCCGCTGGAACGGCCGGCCGGGCTCAAGTCCCCGGACTACATCCAGCAGGTCGGTTTCGGCGCCGACGGCAAGCCGTTCGTGCTGTGGTTCCAGTTCGGCCGGACCGGCGACCCGCTCGACCACGTGGCCAGGTGGACCGGCTCGGCGTGGGAGACCCGGCAGGTCGCGAATGGACTGCGGACCCGGGAAATCGAACCCGCCGGGCGGGGGAGCTGGCGGGTCTACGCCACGCGTGACGGCAAGCCGGACATCGAGACCTACCTGCTGTCCGGACTGGACTGGCGGCCCGAAGCGGTGATCCCCACACCGAAGCCGGTGCAGCGGGTGGAGGTGATCACGAATTTCCGCGATCCGGCGCGGATCCTGGCCACCGGGGCGTCGAGCGCGCGGGAGGTGAGCGTGGCCGACGGCGACATCTACGTGGTGGGTACGCCGAACTGACGCCCCCCGCGTGCCGTCGCCGAGCCCGCTCGACACAATGTGCGCTGGAACATCGTGTTCGAGAAGGGACGTCACGTGCGGGATCTGGTCGAGATCGGAATGGGCCGTACCGCTCGGCGGGCGTACGACCTCGACGACATCGAGATCGTGCCCTCCCGGCGCACTCGGTCGTCCAAGGTGGTTTCCACCTCCTGGAAGATCGACGCCTACCAGTTCGACCTGCCGCTGGTGACGCACCCGACGGACGCGATCGTCTCGCCGGGCACCGCGGTCGCGGTCGGTGAGCTGGGCGGGCTCGGGGTGCTCAACGCCGAAGGGCTGTGGGCGCGCCAGCCGGACGTCGAAGAGGCGATGTTCCGGATCGTGCGGGCGGCTGAGGAGGGCGACGGCGACCCGACCGCGCTCAGCCGCGTGCTGCAGGAACTGCACGCCGCGCCGATCCGGCTCGACCTGATCTCCGAGGCGATCCGGACGGTGCGCGAGGCGGGGGTGACGGTGGCCGCGCGGGTGAGCCCGCAGCACGCCGCCGAGCTGACCCCGGACCTGCTCGCCGCCGGCGTGGAGATCCTGGTGGTGCAGGGCACGATCGTCTCCGCCGAGCACGTGGTGCGCGACGGCGACCCGCTGAACCTCAAGCAGTTCATCGCCGACCTGGACGTGCCGGTGATCGCCGGTGGCGTCGGCGACTACCGGACCGCGATGCACCTGATGCGCACCGGCGCGGCGGGCGTGATCGTCGGGCACGGCGCCACTCCGGGCGTGACCAGCACCGACCGGGTGCTCGGCATCGGCGTGCCGATGGCCACCGCGATCATCGACGCCGCGGCGGCGCGGCGCGACTACCTCGACGAGACCGGCGGCCGGTACGTGCACGTGCTCGCCGACGGCGGCATCAACGTCTCCGGGGACATCGCCAAGGCGATCGCCTGCGGCGCGGACGCGGTCATGCTCGGCGCGCCGCTGGCGGCCGCGTCCGAAGCGCCTGGTCAGGGCCTCTACTGGACGGCCGCGGCGGCGCACCCGTCGCTGCCGCGTTCGCGCGTGGCGGCCGGTCCGGACTACGCCGTGGACCTCAAGACCCTGCTGTTCGGGCCGTCCTCGGACGCCGAGGGCGTGGTCAACCTGTTCGGCGCGCTGCGGCGGGCGCTGGCGAAGACGGGCTACTCCGACCTGAAGGAGTTCCAGAAGGTCGGCCTGACCATCCGGAACTAACCCGCCGGTAACTTACTGGTAGTCAGGACGCGGTCCGCGGGTTATGGTTTTACCTGTGACTGCTCGTAACACCACCACGGACTACGACGTCGTAGTGGTCGGCTCGGGGTTCGGCGGCAGCGTCGCCGCGCTCCGGCTGACCGAAAAGGGCTACCGGGTCGCGGTGATCGAGGCGGGCCGCCGCTTCGCCGACGACGAGTTCGCGAAGACCTCATGGGACGTGCGGCGCTACCTCTGGGCGCCGCAGCTCGGGTGCTTCGGGATCCAGCGCATCCACCTGCTCAAGGACGTGATGGTGCTGGCGGGCGCCGGGGTCGGCGGCGGTTCGCTGGTGTACGCGAACACGCTGTACCGGCCGCTCAAGCCGTTCTATAAGGACCGGCAGTGGGCGCACATCACCGACTGGGAGTCGGAGCTCGCGCCGCACTACGACCAGGCGAGCCGGATGCTGGGCGTGGTGACGAACCCGTCGGTCACGCCGTCCGACGAGGTGATGCAGAAGGTCGCCGCGGACCTGGGCGTCGCGGAGTCGTACCACCCGACGCCGGTCGGGGTGTACTTCGGCGAGCCCGGCAAGCGGATCGCCGACCCGTACTTCGGCGGGGCCGGCCCGGCGCGGACCGGGTGCACGGAATGCGGTTCGTGCATGACCGGCTGTCGCGTCGGCGCGAAGAACACGCTGGTGAAGAACTACCTGTACCTGGCCGAGCAGGCCGGGGCGAAGGTGCTGCCGCTGACCACGGTGACCGGGCTGCGCGAGCGCGCGGACGGCTCGTTCGAGGTCGACCTGCGCAAGACCGGGAAGGTCTCGCCGCGGTTCCGGACCACGATCACCGCGGGCAAGGTGGTGCTCGCGGCCGGGACGTGGGGCACGCAGAACCTGCTGCACCGGATGAAGGACACCGGCGCGCTGCCGAGGCTGTCCGGCAGGCTCGGGGAGCTGACCAGGACGAACTCCGAGGCGATCATCGGCTCCGGGCGGCCCACGGTGGACCCGGCGCACGACTACACGCGCGGCGTGGCGATCACCTCGTCGATCCACCCGGACGAGACCACGCACATCGAGCCGGTCCGCTACGGCAAGGGCAGCAACGCGATGAGCCTGCTGCAGACCATCGCCACCGACGGCGCGTCGCCGGTCCCGCGGTGGCGGCAGGCGGTGCGGTTCCTGGTGAAGCACCCGATCCAGTCGGCGAAACTGCTCAACGGGTACCGGTGGAGCGAGCGCACGGTGATCCTGCTGGTGATGCAGAGCCTGGACAACTCGATCACCACCTACACCAAGCGCGGGCTGTTCGGGCGGCGGAAGTACACCTCGAAGCAGGGGCACGGCGAGCCGAACCCGACGTTCATCCCGGCCGGGCACGAGGCGAACCAGCGCACCGCCGAGCACATCGACGGCATCGCGGGCGGCACCTGGGGCGAGGTGTTCGACATCCCGCTGACCGCCCACTTCATCGGCGGCGCCCCGATCGGCACGGACGCGGACTCCGGCGTGATCGACCCGTACCACCGGGTCTTCGGCCACCCCGGACTGTCCATCGTGGACGGTTCGGCGATCACCGCGAACCTGGGCGTGAACCCGTCGCTGACGATCACCGCGCAGGCGGAACGCGCCATGTCGTTCTGGCCGAACAAGGGCGAGCCGGACGCGCGCCCCACCCAGTCGGAGCCCTACCGCCGCCTCCCCCCGGTCGCGCCCACCCGCCCCACCGTCCCCGCCCACGCCCCCGGCGCCCTACACCTCCCCTAACCCACCCCCGCCCGAACCCCACACTCACGCACCCGAACCCCACGTTCGTGCACCCGAACCCCACGTTCAGGCAGCCGAGTTCGACTTTCGGGCACGCGAACCGCCCGTTCGTGCACCCGAACTTCACACTCAGGCACACGAACCCACGTTCAGGCGCGAGCCCAACGCTCAGGGAGCAGAGTCCTACTTTCGAGCACACGAACTACACGTTCGCGCAGCCGAACTTCAAACTCAGGCAGCCGAGTCCCACGTTCAGGCAGCTGGACTTCACACTCGGGTGCGCGAGTTCCACGTTCAGGCACTTGAGTTGGACGTTGGCGGGCGCGAGTAGCCGAGTCGGCGGGGCCTGAGTGCCACGTTGAGGCACCCGAGTCGAACGTTCGCGAGTCCGAGTTCTGCGTTCACGCAGGCGAGGTCGACGTTGGCGAGTTTGAACCCCACACTCAGGCGCCTGAGTTCCACGTTCGGGCGGTTGAGCTAGACCTTCAGGCGCTCCCGAGTGTGGAACTCGCGAGCGCGAGCGTGAAGTTCAGCTGCGCGAACGTGAGCTTCGGCTGCCTGAGTGTGGGGTTCGCGCGCGCCCGAACGCGGGCTCGGCGGCGAGATTTCGGGGCTCGCGCACCCGAACGTGGGGTTCGGCTGCTTGAACGTGGAACTCGGCTGCCTGAGTGTGGGGTTCGCGTGCCTGAGTGTGAGGTTCGGGATGGGAGTCGGGGGACGAAGGGGGTTAGGGGGTGTGGCCGGAGCCTAGGCAGATGAAGGGGCGGCGCAGGGGGTCTACGCCGACGGCGTCGGCGAGGGCGGTGGCTGGGGCGACGTTGGCGGAGAGGGCGCGGTGGTAGTCGTCCATGGCCGCGGCGGCGGGGTGGTCGCCGACCCGGCTGGCGGCGGCGACCACCGTGTGCGTGCCGCTGGCCAGCAGGGCGCCGGCGAACCCGAGCGCCTCGTCACCCGGTCTGATCAGGTTCAGCGCGAGCTCGCACGCGGCCAGCACCACCTGCCGTGGCGGCCTTCGCAGCGCGGCCACCTCGTGCGCGAACAACGCGCCGTCGGCCAGTTCGAGTCGGGAGAACAGGGCGTTGTCCGGTTCGTGCGAACCGTGTGCGGCGATGTGCGCCAGGTCGACGCCGTCCAGTGCGTCCAGCACCGTGCGCACGTCGGCGCGGTCGGCGGCGAACTGGGTGGCGTGCCGGTGGTGCGCCGCCAGCTTGTCGATCTCCCCGGTCGCCGCGAGCAGGTTCGGGCCGCGCACCAGCACCGTGCCCGAAGTTTCCGTCTCCGGTCGCGACGCGGCCAGCCACGCCGTCGCCGACGGGGCCACCACGATCGGCCGGTACCGCATCGAGCCCAGCACGTTCCACGGCACCGCGTACAACGTCCCGGTCGGCACCAGCACCACTTCGCGGTCGCCGAGGAACTCCAGCAGCGGCCGCATCAGCTGCTCGTCGAGCAGGTCGGCCTCCTTGCGGGCCGACGCCGAGATCGCCTGCAGCAGCGGCTCCGCCAAGTGGTCCGGCGCCATCGCGTTCAGGTCGGCGTGCAGCCGCCGCGTCCGTTCCGCGGCCCGGCGCGCCGAACCCAGCCGCACGATCCGCACCCGGCCGTCGGCCACCACGACCGCGAGCAGTTTGTCCCCGGAGGCCGCGAAGCTGATCAGCACCCGGGCGCCCAGCTGGGCCGCGACCTCCTCGACCGTGGCGACCGGCCGCGGCCGCCCCCAGCGGGTCGCCGCGTGCCAGCCCAGCCGGGTCGCCGCGTGCTGCAGCTCGTTGTAGCGCGCCTGCAGCCCGGTCACCGGCCTGCCGTCCAGTTTGGCCTCGCGCAACGCGTGCCCGACGTGCCGGATCTCCGCGATGGACTCGACCAGCTGCGTGTTCTCCAGTCCGGAAACCTGCTCGTACCGGTACATCTGCGCCCGCGTGCGCTCCAGCCAGTTGAACAGCTGACGCGCCTCCGCGGCCGACTCGCCGCCTTCGAGCACCAGCCGCATCGCCAGATCGCCGAGCTCTTGACCGTGCAAAGCGGTGCCGGACACCATTTCCAGCCCGCCCATGCGGTCGCGTGCCTGCCCCAGTTCGGTCAGCCCCGCGCGTGCCTGCGCGAACGCCTTGCGCCGATTCCCTTGCGCGGCAGCCAGTTCCGCCTTGCACAGGCGGAGCAGCATGCGGTGTTCGAGCGGGGTGTGCGGCTTCGGGCGTGGCACGCGGCGCAGCAGATCACCCGCTTCGCTGACCCGGCCGCGGCGCACTTCCAGTTGCGCCGCAAGGGTTCTCGCCAGTGCGGCGTCCTCGCCGAGGCGCAGTTCGGACAGTCGCCCGGCGAGCCGTCCCGCGGTGGACACCAGCGCGGCGGGCACCCGGCCGGTGTTCAGCGCGCGCATCGTGCGCACCCGCAGGCCGAGCAACTCCGCGACGGTCGCCCAGCCTTCCGTCCCGCGCCGCCGCATCCGCCGCTGCGCGGAACCCGCGAGTTGTTGCGCGGTGGGCAGATCACCTTCGAGCAGCGCCGCGGCGGCCCGGTACAACTCGGCTTCCCCGATGTCCTGGCCGATCCGCTGGCGGCGCATCTGCGGCAGCACCTCGTCCAGGTGCCGTCCGGCCTCCACCGCCAGCCCGGCGCCGAGCAGCGCCTGCGCCTGGTCGATCCGGAGCCGGTAGAGCATGTCCGGGCCGAGTTCGAGGTAGGCGCGCTCGGCTTCGTCGTAGTGGTGCAGTGCCTGCGGCAGCCTGCCCAGCCGCTTCTCCAGGTCGCCCAGCATGTGCTGCAGGTAGGCCCTTTTCTGCGGGAAGTCGTATTCGGCGGCCAGTTCGCTCGCGTAGTCCAGGTCCTGTTTGGCTTCGGCGAGCCTGCCGAGGGCGACGAAGGTGAGCCCGCGGTTGCTCGCCGACGCGACCAGTGCCTCGGTCAGCCGTTCGCGGTCGTCGGTGGCCTCGGCGACCAGCCGCCGGCGGTGCGCGATGGCCGACTCCATCAGCGGCAGGCTGTCCTCGTCGAAGCCGGATCTGGAGAGCATGGTGCCGTGGATGTGGTCCATGAAGCCGCGGAGTTCGGTCCGGACCGGGCCTTCTGGCAGTTCGGCGAGCCGCGGGCGCACCGCGTCGAGGCGGGCGAGGCCGTCGGAAATCGTGCCGAACTCGGCTTCGGAGTAGGCGAGGCGGATCCACAGCTCGACGTGCAGGGCGAGCCAGCGGGAGTCGGCATCGGCGGAGATCGTCTCGAGCAGGGCGAGACCGCGCCGGAACAGGCGCATCGCCTCGCGCTCACGGCCGGCGTGCCGGATCCGCACGGCCGTTTCGTGCAGCTCGCCGACCTGCTCCAGTACCGCTTCGCTGGCACGGGAACGCCGGTGCCGCCGGGTCGCTCCGGAAGCTTGGGGGGCGGCCACTCGACTATCAGACCACATGAGGCTCGCAGACGAAGTCCGCCGGGCGGGGGGTCCCGCCCGGCGGAAGACTACGGCGTTCGCCCTAGGACGCCGGCGTGCTCGTGTTGCGCGGGCCCTGGGTGGTCGGGTTCGTGCTGGTGTTGCGGGGCCCCTGGGTGGTGGGGTCGGTGCTGGTGTTGCGCGGGCCCTGCGTGCTCGGGTCGGTGCCGGTGTTGCGCGGTCCGTCCGGCGTGATGTCGGTGTTGCGCGGACCGTCCGGGGTGGTGTCGTCCGACTCCGGGACCAGCTCCTCGGTGGGCGTGCTCATCCTCAGTTTCCTCCCTCGTGATTGCGCCGCTCGTCGGCGCAGCCAACCTTTTCCGTGCGTCACAACGGATTACGCAAGTGCGACGCTGGGTGTCCGGATCCGGTTCCCCCCAAGGAACCTTGGCTGAAGGTACCCCACGTATGGAGGTATGGGAATTACTTAGTGCACTGCCTTATTGCTGTATTAGTCCTAAAGAGTGAGGTTGGTCAGTACCGTCACCTTCTCCTCAGTGAGATCGGCCATCGCCGCGGGCACGCCTTCGCGACCCCGTCCGGAGCCCTTCACGCCGCCGTAGGGCATCTGGTCCGCGCGGTACGAGGGCACGTCCCCGATGATCACCCCGCCGACTTCCAGCTCCGCCGAAGCGCGGAAGGCGAGCTCGACGTCGCGGGTGAAAACCCCTGCCTGCAACCCGTATTGAGAATTGTTGACCGAGTCGAACGCGGCTTCGGCGGAATCCACCACGGAGAGGACGAGCACCGGGCCGAACACCTCTTCCGCCCACACCTTCGCCTCCGGTGACACGTCGGTCAGCAACGTCGGTTCGACGGTCGCGCCGTCCCGTCCGCCACCGGCGAGCACCCGCGCACCGCCCTCGACGGCTTCACCGATCCAGGTAACGATTCGCTCAGCGGCAGCCTCGTCCACCACCGGGCCGACTTCGACCTCGGTGTCGTACGGGTCGCCCGTGCGCAGGGCACGCACGGCCTCGGTCAGCGCGGGCACGAACTCGCCGGCCACCGCGCGTTCGACGATCACCCGCTGCACCGAGATGCACGACTGGCCGGCCTGGTAGTTGCCGAAGGTGGCGATCCGCCGCGCGGCCCCGGCGAGGTCCGGCCAGTCGGCCAGCACCACGGCCGCCGCGTTGCCGCCGAGTTCGAGCACCACGTGCTTGCGCGCGGCGGCGTCGGCGATCGACCAGCCGACCGGGCCGGAGCCGGTGAACGACACCACCGGCAGCCGTGGATCGGCCACCAGCGCCGAAGTCTCCTCGTTTCCCAGCGGCAGCACGGAAAACGCGCCGTCGGGCAGGTCCGTCTCGGCCAGGATCTCCCCGAGGATCAACGCGGACAGCGGGGTGCGCGGCGCCGGTTTGACGATGATCGGCGCGCCGACCGCGAGCGCCGGGGCGACCTTGTGCGCCACCAGGTTCAGCGGGAAGTTGAACGGCGCGATGCCCAGCACCGGCCCGCGCGGCACCCGACGGACGAGCGCCAGCCTGCCCTCGCCGCCTTCGTCGGTGTCCAGCCGCTGCAGTTCGCCGTCGAACCGACGGGCTTCCTCCGCGGCGATCCGGAACACCGAGATCGCCCGGCGCACCTCGACTTCCGACCACTTCAGCGGTTTGCCGCTCTCCGCGGTGATCACCTCGGCGAGTTCCTCGGCGCGTTCGGCGAGCGCCCGCGAGACGTGCTCGAGCACCGCGGCGTGCTGGTGCGCGGGACGGCGGCGGAACTCCGCGGCCACCGCCGCCGCCTTCGCCA from the Amycolatopsis magusensis genome contains:
- a CDS encoding aldehyde dehydrogenase family protein, encoding MTEEAYTPEPRPAWIAGLPEQGATTLEVTHPFDGLEVATVAVPGPEQVERAVAKAAAVAAEFRRRPAHQHAAVLEHVSRALAERAEELAEVITAESGKPLKWSEVEVRRAISVFRIAAEEARRFDGELQRLDTDEGGEGRLALVRRVPRGPVLGIAPFNFPLNLVAHKVAPALAVGAPIIVKPAPRTPLSALILGEILAETDLPDGAFSVLPLGNEETSALVADPRLPVVSFTGSGPVGWSIADAAARKHVVLELGGNAAAVVLADWPDLAGAARRIATFGNYQAGQSCISVQRVIVERAVAGEFVPALTEAVRALRTGDPYDTEVEVGPVVDEAAAERIVTWIGEAVEGGARVLAGGGRDGATVEPTLLTDVSPEAKVWAEEVFGPVLVLSVVDSAEAAFDSVNNSQYGLQAGVFTRDVELAFRASAELEVGGVIIGDVPSYRADQMPYGGVKGSGRGREGVPAAMADLTEEKVTVLTNLTL